In the genome of Anas platyrhynchos isolate ZD024472 breed Pekin duck chromosome 21, IASCAAS_PekinDuck_T2T, whole genome shotgun sequence, one region contains:
- the PDYN gene encoding proenkephalin-B isoform X1, translated as MAERRGDLGGSAGTRQQLRGRMARRALVLVLCLFLAAAASADCVTQCSLCAGQGRGSESSVRPLMCLRECQGSSPPGAEWETCRKALALLAPLVALAEGTDPSPAEAEDEAEPEQELSPGELPLAPAKRYGGFMKKLAKGKLLALLRENAHSKGGLSKKFGGFSRKPGERAAPEDYPGPGDVGSEESAGPGAEGQELAELHKRYGGFMRRIRPKLKWDNQKRYGGFLRRQFKVTTRSDEDPSAYSAEVLDL; from the exons ATGGCAGAGCGCCGTGGGGACCTTGGTGGCAGTGCGGGGACAAG gcagcagctgcggGGCAGGATGGCACGGAGGGCGCTGGTGCTGGTGCTCTGCCTCTTCCTGGCTGCGGCAGCCTCCGCCGACTGCGTGACCCAGTGCTCCCTGTGCGCCGGCCAGGGACGGGGCAGCGAGAGCAGCGTGCGGCCCCTG ATGTGCCTGCGGGAGTGCCAGGGCTCCTCGCCGCCTGGTGCCGAGTGGGAGACCTGCAGGAAGGCGCTGGCGCTGCTGGCCCCGCTGGTGGCCCTGGCCGAAGGGACAGACCCGTCCCCTGCGGAGGCAGAGGACGAGGCAGAGCCGGAGCAGGAGCtcagccccggggagctgccgcTGGCACCGGCCAAGCGCTACGGGGGCTTCATGAAGAAGCTGGCCAAGGGGaagctgctggccctgctgcgcGAGAACGCCCACAGCAAGGGCGGCCTCAGCAAGAAGTTCGGGGGCTTCAGCCGCAAACCGGGGGAGCGGGCGGCCCCCGAGGACTACCCGGGGCCGGGGGACGTGGGCAGCGAGGAGTCCGCAGGGCCGGGGGCcgaggggcaggagctggcgGAGCTGCACAAGCGCTACGGCGGCTTCATGCGCCGGATCCGGCCCAAGCTGAAGTGGGACAATCAGAAGCGCTACGGGGGCTTCCTGCGGCGGCAGTTCAAGGTGACCACGCGGTCGGACGAGGACCCCAGTGCCTACTCAGCGGAGGTCTTAGACCTATAG
- the PDYN gene encoding proenkephalin-B isoform X2: MARRALVLVLCLFLAAAASADCVTQCSLCAGQGRGSESSVRPLMCLRECQGSSPPGAEWETCRKALALLAPLVALAEGTDPSPAEAEDEAEPEQELSPGELPLAPAKRYGGFMKKLAKGKLLALLRENAHSKGGLSKKFGGFSRKPGERAAPEDYPGPGDVGSEESAGPGAEGQELAELHKRYGGFMRRIRPKLKWDNQKRYGGFLRRQFKVTTRSDEDPSAYSAEVLDL, encoded by the exons ATGGCACGGAGGGCGCTGGTGCTGGTGCTCTGCCTCTTCCTGGCTGCGGCAGCCTCCGCCGACTGCGTGACCCAGTGCTCCCTGTGCGCCGGCCAGGGACGGGGCAGCGAGAGCAGCGTGCGGCCCCTG ATGTGCCTGCGGGAGTGCCAGGGCTCCTCGCCGCCTGGTGCCGAGTGGGAGACCTGCAGGAAGGCGCTGGCGCTGCTGGCCCCGCTGGTGGCCCTGGCCGAAGGGACAGACCCGTCCCCTGCGGAGGCAGAGGACGAGGCAGAGCCGGAGCAGGAGCtcagccccggggagctgccgcTGGCACCGGCCAAGCGCTACGGGGGCTTCATGAAGAAGCTGGCCAAGGGGaagctgctggccctgctgcgcGAGAACGCCCACAGCAAGGGCGGCCTCAGCAAGAAGTTCGGGGGCTTCAGCCGCAAACCGGGGGAGCGGGCGGCCCCCGAGGACTACCCGGGGCCGGGGGACGTGGGCAGCGAGGAGTCCGCAGGGCCGGGGGCcgaggggcaggagctggcgGAGCTGCACAAGCGCTACGGCGGCTTCATGCGCCGGATCCGGCCCAAGCTGAAGTGGGACAATCAGAAGCGCTACGGGGGCTTCCTGCGGCGGCAGTTCAAGGTGACCACGCGGTCGGACGAGGACCCCAGTGCCTACTCAGCGGAGGTCTTAGACCTATAG